The following coding sequences lie in one Prevotella sp. oral taxon 299 str. F0039 genomic window:
- a CDS encoding alpha-galactosidase, producing the protein MIIAWAISLSVTAQPYEKPTMGWSSWNTYRVNISADLIKKQADTMLQQGLKDVGYQYINIDDGYFGGRDSKGQLLIHPLRFPNGLQPVVSHIHKLGFKAGIYSDAGRNTCGNYWDKDEKGAGVGLYEHEQQDANFFFKDLKFDFIKIDFCGGDAPQNTEHLQLNEQERYTAIRNAIDYTGRKDVRINVCRWNFPGTWVHSVGTSWRIDADISADWKAIKRIIAKNRYLSAYATEGHYNDMDMLEIGRGLSEAEERTHFGMWCIQSSPLLIGCDMTTIPAKSLALLKNKELIALNQDPLALQAYIVKVEKGVYLYVKDILTLNGTTRAVAIYNPTDNNQDFLLNVEDVDLDGKVKVRDVFTQQDLPAITTKTMKVSVPFHDTRIFVLKGKQRKQRTNYEAETAWLQRFQNIGKNNTLGYAQYSAASYCSGGAKVEWLGNHEDNYMEWRNVFSQKEGDYIITLSYVTDEDRILFFSVNGGEKIEIKTPGKNKNEVKTVSMSIRLKKGMNTIRIANPHGWCPDIDKITITKK; encoded by the coding sequence AAGCCCACAATGGGCTGGAGTTCGTGGAACACTTATCGAGTTAATATCAGTGCCGATTTAATTAAGAAACAAGCCGATACAATGCTACAGCAAGGTTTGAAAGATGTGGGATACCAATATATCAACATCGATGATGGATATTTTGGAGGACGAGACAGCAAAGGTCAGTTACTTATTCACCCTTTACGTTTTCCAAATGGATTGCAACCCGTTGTTAGTCACATTCATAAATTAGGTTTTAAGGCAGGAATTTATTCAGATGCAGGGCGTAATACCTGTGGTAATTATTGGGATAAAGACGAAAAAGGAGCTGGTGTTGGGCTGTATGAGCACGAACAACAAGATGCCAATTTCTTTTTTAAAGATTTAAAGTTCGATTTTATTAAGATAGACTTCTGTGGTGGTGATGCCCCACAAAACACAGAACATCTTCAACTTAATGAACAAGAGCGTTACACTGCCATTCGAAATGCTATAGATTATACTGGTAGAAAAGACGTGCGCATCAACGTTTGCCGTTGGAATTTCCCTGGAACTTGGGTACATTCAGTGGGAACTTCATGGCGTATTGATGCAGATATATCTGCAGATTGGAAAGCTATTAAACGCATTATAGCAAAGAATCGTTACCTTTCTGCCTATGCAACCGAAGGGCATTACAATGATATGGATATGTTAGAGATAGGTCGTGGGCTATCAGAAGCTGAAGAACGAACTCATTTCGGTATGTGGTGTATTCAAAGTTCGCCCCTACTCATTGGCTGTGACATGACTACCATACCTGCAAAATCATTGGCTTTGCTTAAAAATAAAGAATTGATTGCCCTTAATCAAGATCCCCTTGCCCTGCAAGCCTATATAGTAAAGGTGGAAAAAGGAGTGTATCTTTATGTGAAAGATATACTAACATTGAATGGAACAACCCGTGCGGTGGCGATATATAACCCAACTGATAACAATCAAGACTTTTTGCTGAATGTAGAAGATGTAGATTTAGACGGCAAAGTGAAAGTGCGTGATGTCTTTACACAACAAGATTTGCCCGCAATAACCACAAAAACAATGAAAGTTAGTGTGCCATTTCACGACACTCGTATCTTCGTTCTAAAAGGAAAGCAACGCAAACAACGCACCAACTACGAGGCAGAGACTGCTTGGTTACAACGATTTCAAAATATTGGCAAGAATAACACACTTGGATATGCCCAATATAGTGCCGCTTCTTACTGCTCTGGAGGAGCAAAAGTGGAATGGCTTGGCAACCACGAAGACAACTATATGGAGTGGCGCAATGTATTTTCGCAAAAAGAAGGAGACTATATTATCACATTAAGTTATGTTACAGATGAAGACAGAATCCTATTCTTTAGCGTGAATGGTGGTGAAAAGATAGAGATAAAAACTCCAGGTAAGAATAAGAACGAGGTAAAAACGGTTAGTATGTCCATTCGTTTAAAGAAGGGAATGAACACCATACGCATCGCAAACCCTCACGGCTGGTGCCCTGATATAGATAAAATCACCATAACAAAGAAATAA
- a CDS encoding MerR family transcriptional regulator, with amino-acid sequence MALNMNKNLKLYYSIGEVAKMFDINESTLRYWESEFPYLKPKTNSKNVRQYTEKDIEQIKVIYNLVKVRGFKLAAARKMLNENRKNVDKSADILETMINLRDELKELKKQLDSIV; translated from the coding sequence ATGGCTCTGAATATGAATAAAAACCTAAAGCTTTACTACTCTATTGGCGAAGTAGCAAAGATGTTTGACATTAACGAAAGTACCCTTCGCTATTGGGAAAGCGAGTTTCCTTATCTCAAGCCCAAGACAAACAGTAAGAATGTTAGGCAATATACAGAGAAAGATATAGAGCAAATTAAGGTGATTTATAACCTTGTTAAGGTTCGAGGATTTAAGCTTGCAGCCGCAAGAAAGATGTTAAACGAAAACAGAAAGAATGTTGACAAGAGCGCAGATATTTTGGAAACGATGATTAATTTGCGTGATGAACTAAAAGAATTGAAGAAACAACTTGACTCGATAGTGTAG
- the alaS gene encoding alanine--tRNA ligase, which yields MTANEIRESYKQFFASKGHTIVPSAPMVIKDDPTLMFTNAGMNQWKDIILGTKDPEPRRRADSQKCLRVSGKHNDLEEVGHDTYHHTMFEMLGNWSFGDYFKEEAIDYAWEYLVDVLHLDPKDLYVTVFEGSKEDNIARDDDAASFWRKHLPEDHIINGNKHDNFWEMGDTGPCGPCSEIHLDSRTPEEKLKVKGSELVNKDDPQVIEIWNIVFMQFNRKSDGSLEPLSMNVIDTGMGFERLVRALQGKNSNYDTDIFQPIIKEICKLSHKNYGEDNAVDVAMRVIADHLRAVAFSIADGQLPSNAKAGYVIRRILRRAIRYAYTFLHQREAFIYRLIPTLIAEMGQAYPELTAQRELIGRVIKEEEDSFLRTLEKGISMLNDAIEVLKKEGKSELDGVQAFRLFDTYGFPLDLTELICREHQITVNAEQFDEEMRKQKERARNAAVVESTDWVELAAGEQQFVGYDYTEYECQILRYRQVTQKKNTYFELVLNNTPFYGEMGGQVGDKGVLVNEDETIEIIDTKRENGQSIHIVKTLPKDVKASFMACVDTDNRNASAANHTATHLVDYALKQVLGDHVEQKGSYVSTESLRFDFSHFQKVTDEQLREVERLVNQLIREDYPMDEHRDTPIEEAREMGAVSIFGEKYGDKVRVVRFGPSCEFCGGIHATSTGRLGMFKIVTETSVAAGVRRIEAITGENCEELVYSLEDTIRAVKALFNNTKDLKGAVEKFIEENEAMKKEVEKFKAQNVERLKEFLLKGAKQQNGITIVTGVLPIDASDAKDLVFKVREANPSHLLCVIGTTAGNKPLLSVMLSDDLVKEHNLNAGAMIREAAKLIKGGGGGQPHYASAGGKDLEGLNAAIEKVIELTQL from the coding sequence ATGACAGCTAACGAAATACGTGAGTCTTACAAGCAGTTTTTTGCTTCAAAAGGTCACACTATTGTGCCATCTGCGCCTATGGTGATTAAAGATGACCCTACATTGATGTTTACTAACGCTGGAATGAATCAATGGAAAGATATCATTCTTGGTACAAAAGACCCAGAGCCACGTCGTAGAGCCGATTCTCAAAAGTGCTTAAGAGTAAGCGGAAAGCATAATGACCTTGAGGAAGTGGGACATGATACCTATCACCACACCATGTTCGAGATGCTTGGAAACTGGAGTTTTGGCGATTATTTTAAAGAAGAAGCCATTGACTATGCGTGGGAATATTTAGTTGATGTACTTCATTTAGACCCTAAAGACCTTTATGTAACAGTGTTCGAAGGTTCTAAAGAGGATAACATTGCTCGTGATGATGATGCCGCTTCATTCTGGAGAAAGCATCTTCCTGAAGACCATATCATCAACGGAAACAAGCATGATAACTTCTGGGAAATGGGCGATACAGGTCCTTGTGGTCCTTGTTCAGAGATACATCTCGACTCAAGAACGCCAGAAGAGAAGCTCAAAGTAAAGGGTTCAGAACTCGTTAACAAAGATGATCCACAAGTAATAGAGATTTGGAACATCGTGTTTATGCAGTTTAACCGCAAATCAGATGGTTCATTAGAGCCATTAAGCATGAATGTTATCGATACAGGTATGGGCTTTGAGCGTTTAGTTCGTGCACTTCAAGGCAAGAACAGTAACTATGATACAGACATTTTCCAACCTATTATAAAAGAGATTTGCAAGCTTTCGCATAAGAACTACGGCGAAGATAACGCAGTAGATGTGGCTATGCGTGTTATTGCAGACCACCTTAGAGCTGTTGCTTTCTCTATTGCTGACGGACAATTGCCAAGCAATGCAAAGGCAGGATATGTAATTAGACGTATCCTTCGTCGTGCTATTCGCTACGCATACACCTTCTTACACCAAAGAGAAGCGTTTATATACCGACTCATTCCTACTCTTATTGCAGAAATGGGACAGGCTTATCCTGAACTAACTGCACAACGTGAGTTGATTGGAAGAGTGATTAAAGAAGAAGAAGATTCATTCCTTCGCACTCTAGAAAAAGGTATTTCAATGCTTAATGATGCTATCGAAGTGTTGAAAAAAGAAGGAAAGAGCGAACTAGATGGCGTGCAAGCGTTCCGTCTTTTCGATACTTATGGATTCCCACTCGACCTAACTGAGTTGATTTGCCGTGAACATCAAATAACAGTTAATGCTGAACAGTTTGATGAAGAGATGCGCAAGCAAAAAGAAAGAGCACGTAATGCGGCTGTAGTTGAGAGCACAGATTGGGTAGAGTTGGCTGCAGGTGAGCAACAATTTGTGGGATACGACTACACAGAATATGAGTGTCAGATTCTTCGTTATCGTCAGGTTACCCAAAAGAAGAATACCTATTTCGAGCTAGTTCTAAACAATACACCTTTCTATGGTGAAATGGGTGGACAAGTAGGAGATAAAGGTGTGCTTGTAAATGAGGACGAAACCATTGAAATAATCGATACAAAAAGAGAGAATGGACAAAGCATTCATATCGTAAAGACATTGCCTAAAGATGTTAAAGCAAGCTTTATGGCTTGTGTAGATACCGACAATCGCAATGCAAGTGCTGCTAATCACACCGCTACTCACTTAGTTGATTATGCGTTAAAGCAAGTTCTTGGCGATCATGTTGAGCAAAAAGGTTCTTATGTTTCGACAGAATCTCTACGCTTCGACTTCTCTCATTTCCAAAAAGTAACAGACGAACAGCTTCGTGAAGTAGAACGACTTGTGAACCAATTGATAAGAGAAGATTATCCAATGGACGAACATCGTGACACTCCTATTGAAGAAGCGAGAGAGATGGGTGCTGTTTCTATCTTCGGAGAGAAATATGGTGACAAGGTAAGAGTGGTGCGTTTTGGTCCTAGTTGCGAGTTCTGTGGTGGTATTCACGCTACATCTACTGGTCGACTTGGTATGTTTAAAATCGTAACAGAAACAAGTGTGGCAGCTGGTGTACGTCGTATAGAAGCTATTACAGGTGAAAACTGCGAAGAGCTTGTTTACTCTTTAGAAGACACTATCAGAGCTGTTAAGGCTCTATTCAATAACACTAAAGACCTAAAGGGTGCCGTTGAGAAGTTTATTGAAGAGAACGAGGCAATGAAGAAAGAAGTAGAAAAGTTCAAAGCACAAAACGTTGAGCGTTTGAAAGAATTCTTGTTGAAGGGCGCAAAACAACAAAACGGCATAACAATTGTTACAGGTGTGTTGCCAATCGACGCTTCAGACGCTAAAGACCTTGTGTTTAAGGTTCGTGAAGCCAATCCTTCTCACTTGCTATGTGTTATCGGAACCACAGCAGGAAACAAACCTTTATTGAGCGTTATGCTAAGCGACGATTTGGTGAAAGAACATAACTTAAACGCTGGCGCAATGATTCGTGAGGCAGCTAAGCTAATAAAGGGAGGCGGAGGTGGTCAACCTCACTATGCTTCTGCAGGTGGAAAAGACCTTGAAGGCTTAAATGCTGCAATCGAAAAGGTGATTGAGTTGACACAATTATAA